A single Calidifontibacter indicus DNA region contains:
- a CDS encoding YihY/virulence factor BrkB family protein — MTVLYDEAIDRPFDEPPESPAKPDWKVAFSRARSKFSQDGGTDVAAALTYYAMQSLFPGLIAVISLLNIFGNGKETTRKLVESIGRIIGKSPKDLSAVTSFIDNVQATPGGGVALIVGIGGALWSASGYVGAFSRALNRIYAVEEGRSFVKLKGTLLLVTATEIVLIVLVMLSLVVSGGVAKEVGDAIGLGDTAVQVWDLVKWPFVALVVIGIISMLYRTTPNVRRAKGNRLFSSGAMVGFVVWVLASLALVAYVGFTQGASYQKTYGAFAAAIILLLWLWITNIALLFGAELDAELLRTRQLKSGLPAERLILLPARDTDGIDKKIAKDEKLVEDAIELRVDSTTAADAVAGRGGAETSAAREFGLAMGPGQHGKIGNESAPVLREPAGGSRERALSSSDASSDAVAAQVLAAREERLQDALVEAEQARKVRARKAAQEAKIKQKEAAKAKKAAAEQKAREEAVPLSSKWDAVDAVRAQYAPTPSAERDEILAERESRRQAFRAERAAKAVKAREEELEQKALEPTPESRAYELGRHEGPAKAPAEPSPLAKEIEAEREQRRNEWYAARGL, encoded by the coding sequence ATGACCGTCCTGTACGACGAAGCGATCGACCGGCCGTTCGACGAGCCGCCCGAGTCACCCGCCAAGCCCGACTGGAAGGTCGCGTTCTCCCGCGCCCGCTCGAAGTTCTCCCAGGACGGCGGCACCGACGTCGCGGCGGCACTCACCTACTACGCGATGCAGTCGCTGTTCCCCGGCCTCATCGCGGTCATCTCGCTGCTGAACATCTTCGGCAACGGCAAGGAGACGACGCGCAAACTGGTCGAGTCGATCGGCCGGATCATCGGCAAGAGCCCGAAGGATCTCAGCGCCGTCACGAGCTTCATCGACAACGTGCAGGCGACCCCCGGCGGTGGCGTCGCCCTGATCGTCGGTATCGGTGGTGCGCTGTGGTCGGCGTCCGGTTATGTCGGTGCGTTCAGTCGTGCACTCAACCGGATCTACGCGGTCGAGGAGGGGCGCTCCTTCGTCAAGCTCAAGGGCACCCTGCTGCTGGTGACTGCCACCGAGATCGTGCTCATCGTGCTGGTGATGCTGTCGCTCGTGGTCAGCGGTGGCGTTGCCAAGGAGGTCGGTGACGCGATCGGGCTGGGTGACACCGCCGTGCAGGTCTGGGACCTCGTGAAGTGGCCGTTCGTGGCGCTCGTGGTCATCGGCATCATCTCGATGCTCTACCGCACGACCCCGAACGTGCGACGTGCCAAGGGCAACCGGCTGTTCAGCTCCGGTGCGATGGTCGGCTTCGTCGTCTGGGTGCTCGCCTCGCTCGCCCTGGTCGCATACGTCGGCTTCACCCAGGGCGCCAGCTACCAGAAGACCTACGGTGCCTTCGCCGCCGCGATCATCCTGTTGCTGTGGCTCTGGATCACCAACATCGCGCTGCTGTTCGGTGCCGAGCTCGACGCCGAGCTGCTGCGCACCCGTCAGCTGAAGTCGGGCTTGCCGGCCGAACGGCTCATCCTGCTGCCGGCCCGCGACACCGACGGCATCGACAAGAAGATCGCCAAGGACGAGAAGCTGGTCGAGGACGCCATCGAGCTGCGGGTCGACTCGACCACCGCCGCCGACGCGGTGGCCGGACGCGGTGGTGCCGAGACCAGCGCGGCCCGCGAGTTCGGCCTCGCGATGGGTCCGGGCCAGCACGGCAAGATCGGCAACGAGTCGGCTCCCGTGCTGCGTGAGCCCGCCGGTGGCAGCCGCGAGCGCGCGCTTTCCTCTTCGGACGCGTCCTCGGATGCTGTCGCCGCGCAGGTGCTCGCGGCGCGCGAGGAGCGCCTGCAGGACGCGCTCGTCGAGGCCGAGCAGGCGCGCAAGGTGCGTGCCCGCAAGGCGGCGCAGGAGGCGAAGATCAAGCAGAAGGAAGCCGCCAAGGCCAAGAAGGCCGCCGCCGAGCAGAAGGCACGCGAGGAGGCGGTGCCGTTGAGCAGCAAATGGGACGCGGTCGACGCCGTCCGCGCGCAGTACGCGCCGACGCCGAGTGCGGAGCGCGACGAGATCCTCGCCGAGCGCGAGTCGCGGCGACAGGCATTCCGCGCCGAGCGGGCCGCGAAGGCGGTCAAGGCGCGCGAGGAAGAGCTGGAGCAGAAGGCGCTCGAGCCGACCCCGGAGTCGCGGGCCTACGAGCTCGGGCGTCACGAGGGGCCGGCGAAGGCCCCCGCGGAGCCGAGCCCGCTGGCGAAGGAGATCGAAGCCGAGCGCGAGCAGCGCCGCAACGAGTGGTACGCGGCGCGCGGCCTCTGA
- the efeO gene encoding iron uptake system protein EfeO, whose protein sequence is MNRRLSLLLAGPVIAGTTLVGCTSNSPSGAGNGELTVTSTATECQVSANSAPSGTVVFKVKNTGNEVTEFYLLASDGLRIVGEIENITPQLTRDLVVQVPPGKYYTSCKPGMVGNGVQAAFTVTDSGKKLEATGDDKALITTATGLYASYVKDQTDKLLSGTESFVKAYKAGDFDKARALYAPTRIYWERIETVAESFGDLDPSMDAREADLEPGQKWTGWHKIEKDLWPPKTGYTALTAAERNSVADQLLKDTRTLHSRTRTQTYTVDGMGNGSKGLLDEVATGKVTGEEETWSHTDLWDFQGNVDGAKVAFENLRPILTKKDPALETSVATKFTALQKVLDKHRKGDGFKLYTELSKTEIKELSDAVNALSEPLSKVTAAVLK, encoded by the coding sequence ATGAACCGTCGCCTCAGCCTGCTGCTCGCCGGCCCCGTCATCGCCGGCACGACCCTCGTGGGGTGCACCAGCAACAGCCCCTCCGGTGCCGGCAACGGCGAACTCACGGTCACCTCGACCGCGACCGAATGCCAGGTGTCGGCGAACAGCGCGCCGTCGGGCACCGTCGTGTTCAAGGTGAAGAACACCGGCAACGAGGTGACCGAGTTCTACCTGCTCGCCAGTGACGGGCTGCGCATCGTCGGCGAGATCGAGAACATCACCCCGCAGTTGACCCGCGACCTCGTCGTGCAGGTGCCGCCGGGCAAGTACTACACCTCCTGCAAGCCGGGCATGGTCGGCAACGGCGTCCAGGCGGCGTTCACCGTGACCGACTCGGGCAAGAAGTTGGAGGCGACCGGTGACGACAAGGCGCTGATCACCACCGCCACCGGCCTTTACGCCAGCTACGTCAAGGACCAGACCGACAAGCTGCTGTCGGGCACCGAGTCGTTCGTGAAGGCCTACAAGGCAGGCGATTTCGACAAGGCGCGCGCGCTCTACGCACCAACCCGGATCTACTGGGAGCGCATCGAGACCGTCGCCGAGAGCTTCGGCGACCTCGACCCGAGCATGGACGCACGGGAGGCCGACCTCGAGCCCGGGCAGAAGTGGACCGGCTGGCACAAGATCGAGAAGGACCTCTGGCCGCCGAAGACCGGCTACACCGCGCTCACCGCCGCCGAACGCAACTCCGTCGCCGACCAGTTGCTCAAGGACACCCGCACGCTCCACTCGCGCACCCGCACCCAGACCTACACCGTCGACGGGATGGGCAACGGCTCGAAGGGGCTGCTCGACGAGGTCGCGACCGGCAAGGTCACCGGCGAGGAGGAGACCTGGTCGCACACCGACCTGTGGGATTTCCAGGGCAATGTCGACGGGGCGAAGGTCGCGTTCGAGAACCTGCGGCCGATCCTCACCAAGAAGGATCCAGCCCTCGAGACCTCGGTCGCGACCAAGTTCACGGCCCTGCAGAAGGTGCTCGACAAGCACCGCAAGGGCGACGGCTTCAAGCTGTACACCGAGCTGAGCAAGACCGAGATCAAGGAGCTCTCCGACGCCGTCAACGCACTCTCCGAGCCGCTGTCGAAGGTGACCGCGGCGGTGCTCAAGTGA
- the efeB gene encoding iron uptake transporter deferrochelatase/peroxidase subunit, with product MLGLTGAGAALGVAGFAGGFATRAATADDTTPPAKYPFFGAHQAGIATPAQDRLHFAAFDVTTTDRQELVTLLRAWSMAAARMTAGESASAEETSYDAPPADTGEADGLPASGLTITIGFGPGLFRDASGKDRFGIAARAPKALRTLPHFPGDNLDAARSGGDLCIQACADDPQVAVHAVRNLARIGFGTVALRWSQLGFGRTSSTSTSQATPRNLFGFKDGTANLKAEDPDLLDKHVWVARGDDSGAEWLAGGSYLVARRINMQIETWDRTSLREQETNIGRDRANGAPLSGGTEFSAVDFAMKGRGGTPIIDPRSHVRLAHPSTNGGVQMLRRGYNFTDGSNALGRIDAGLFFIAFVRNPDTHYIPMQTRLASQDRLQEYLQHTGSGLFAVPPGADEGSYVGASLFEGR from the coding sequence ATGCTCGGCCTCACCGGTGCGGGCGCAGCACTGGGTGTGGCCGGGTTCGCCGGTGGGTTCGCGACCCGTGCGGCGACGGCCGACGACACGACACCGCCGGCGAAGTACCCGTTCTTCGGCGCCCACCAGGCCGGCATCGCAACGCCCGCCCAGGACCGCCTGCACTTCGCCGCGTTCGACGTCACGACCACCGACCGGCAGGAGTTGGTGACTCTTCTGCGGGCGTGGTCGATGGCTGCCGCCAGGATGACCGCAGGTGAGTCGGCGAGCGCCGAGGAGACGTCGTACGACGCCCCGCCGGCCGACACCGGTGAGGCCGACGGGCTGCCGGCGTCGGGCCTGACGATCACCATCGGGTTCGGTCCCGGGCTGTTCCGGGACGCGTCCGGCAAGGACCGCTTCGGCATCGCCGCGCGCGCGCCCAAGGCGCTGCGCACCCTGCCGCACTTCCCGGGTGACAACCTCGACGCCGCGCGGTCCGGGGGAGACCTGTGCATCCAGGCCTGTGCCGACGACCCGCAGGTGGCGGTGCATGCGGTGCGCAACCTCGCCCGCATCGGCTTCGGCACGGTCGCCTTGCGCTGGAGCCAACTCGGCTTCGGGCGCACCTCGTCGACCTCGACCAGTCAGGCGACCCCGCGCAATCTGTTCGGTTTCAAGGACGGCACCGCCAACCTGAAAGCCGAAGACCCCGACCTGCTCGACAAGCACGTGTGGGTGGCGCGTGGCGACGACTCGGGCGCCGAATGGCTCGCCGGGGGCAGCTACCTGGTGGCGCGCCGGATCAACATGCAGATCGAGACGTGGGACCGCACCTCGCTGCGCGAGCAGGAGACCAATATCGGTCGCGACCGGGCGAACGGCGCCCCGCTGTCGGGTGGCACCGAGTTCAGTGCGGTCGACTTCGCGATGAAGGGTCGTGGCGGCACGCCGATCATCGACCCTCGCTCCCACGTGCGGCTGGCCCACCCGAGCACCAACGGTGGGGTGCAGATGCTGCGCCGCGGCTACAACTTCACCGACGGATCGAATGCGCTGGGTCGGATCGACGCGGGCTTGTTCTTCATCGCGTTCGTGCGCAACCCCGACACGCACTACATCCCGATGCAGACCCGACTGGCCAGCCAGGATCGGCTCCAGGAATACCTGCAGCACACCGGTTCCGGGCTCTTCGCGGTGCCGCCCGGAGCCGACGAAGGATCCTACGTCGGTGCGTCATTGTTCGAGGGGCGCTGA
- the efeU gene encoding iron uptake transporter permease EfeU, which produces MLSNYLIGLREGLEATLVVVILVAYLVKSDRRHLLPRIWAGVAAAVLVSLAFGAALTFGPRGLTFEAQEAIGGTLSIVAVGFVTWMIFWMARSARGLSAELKGAVDRAADASRYSMVVVAMLAVGREGLETALFIWAATQAAATENGSTTAPLTGALLGLLTAVALGYLMYKGTLKLNLSKFFMWTGAFLILVAGGVLSYGIHDLQEAGILPGLHAVAFDVSGTIRPTSFIGTLLKGTFNFSPVTTWFEAIAWVAYVVPVMTIFLLKVTGGGKNAAPSAPSTSLKVAA; this is translated from the coding sequence GTGCTGAGCAACTACCTGATCGGGCTGCGCGAGGGCCTCGAGGCGACCCTCGTGGTCGTCATCCTCGTGGCCTACCTGGTGAAGTCCGACCGCCGTCACTTGTTGCCCCGCATCTGGGCCGGCGTCGCAGCCGCGGTGCTGGTCTCGCTGGCCTTCGGCGCCGCGCTCACCTTCGGCCCGCGCGGGCTGACCTTCGAGGCACAGGAGGCCATCGGTGGCACCCTGTCGATCGTCGCTGTCGGCTTCGTCACCTGGATGATCTTCTGGATGGCGCGCTCGGCCCGAGGCCTGTCGGCCGAACTCAAGGGTGCGGTCGACCGGGCCGCCGACGCCTCCCGCTACTCGATGGTCGTCGTCGCGATGCTCGCCGTCGGCCGCGAGGGCCTGGAGACCGCGTTGTTCATCTGGGCGGCCACCCAGGCTGCCGCCACCGAGAACGGTTCCACCACAGCGCCGCTCACCGGCGCGCTGCTCGGTCTGCTCACGGCCGTCGCCCTCGGCTACCTGATGTACAAGGGCACGCTGAAACTCAACCTGTCGAAGTTCTTCATGTGGACCGGCGCCTTCCTGATCCTGGTGGCCGGCGGGGTGCTCTCCTACGGCATCCACGACCTGCAGGAAGCCGGCATCCTGCCCGGTCTGCACGCGGTCGCCTTCGATGTCAGCGGCACGATCCGTCCGACCTCGTTCATCGGCACCCTGCTCAAGGGCACCTTCAACTTCTCGCCGGTGACCACCTGGTTCGAGGCGATCGCCTGGGTCGCCTACGTGGTGCCCGTCATGACCATCTTCTTGCTCAAGGTGACCGGCGGCGGCAAGAACGCCGCCCCGTCGGCGCCGTCCACCTCCTTGAAAGTCGCCGCATGA
- the orn gene encoding oligoribonuclease: MNNDRIVWIDCEMTGLDLDNDALIEVAVLITDFDLNQVDDGIDVLIKPEPAALEQMNDFVREMHTTSGLLEELDGGLTMADAEAKVLKYVRQHAPEAGKWPLGGNSVGTDRAFLARDMPQLIEHLHYRIIDVSSIKELSRRWYPRVYFNAPKKGGGHRALADITESIAELRYYREAVFVPQPGPDSKAAKAIADKHVVSD; this comes from the coding sequence ATGAACAACGACCGCATCGTTTGGATCGACTGCGAGATGACCGGGCTCGACCTGGACAACGACGCACTCATCGAGGTGGCGGTGCTGATCACCGACTTCGATCTGAACCAGGTCGACGACGGCATCGATGTGCTCATCAAGCCCGAGCCGGCCGCTCTGGAGCAGATGAACGACTTCGTGCGCGAGATGCACACCACCAGCGGGCTGCTGGAGGAGCTGGACGGCGGCCTCACGATGGCCGACGCCGAAGCCAAGGTGCTGAAGTACGTGCGCCAGCACGCGCCGGAGGCCGGCAAGTGGCCGCTCGGCGGCAACTCGGTGGGCACCGACCGCGCGTTCCTCGCCCGTGACATGCCGCAGCTCATCGAGCACCTGCACTACCGCATCATCGACGTCTCCTCGATCAAGGAACTGTCGCGCCGCTGGTACCCGCGGGTCTACTTCAACGCTCCGAAGAAGGGTGGCGGCCACCGCGCCCTCGCCGACATCACCGAGTCGATCGCCGAACTGCGCTACTACCGCGAGGCCGTCTTCGTGCCGCAGCCCGGCCCCGACTCCAAGGCGGCCAAGGCCATCGCTGACAAGCACGTCGTCTCGGACTGA
- a CDS encoding PrsW family intramembrane metalloprotease: MGIQPNSVRTLSRAELARVTGQRSLLRRSIGWAVGLVFFGLCLAVVLASVQAQSGATATVLGIAASVVVLGIVVPVFLWLDRFEPEPKGMLLFAFLWGACVATLGAALLNEVGGYLLGATGESDPLVAILVAPPVEESLKGFALLLLLVFRRREIDGVLDGMVYAGLCAAGFAFVEDIVYLANGYADSGEQGLVGTFVVRVLMSPFAHPMFTICTGIGIGIAATSPGFLMRVVPPLVGLACAIVLHAGWNALAILSEQGWLVAYVLLQVPLFCAFVALLLVARRRESAKIGEQLSAYVDTAWLSPPEVRMLASMGERRYARAWAKAHGGSQLRRQMVQFQDVAGELAMLRARMTRGDVGHDSRAREQLLLEALWVLRRPFLGTALYRGVEWAPIGRRTPGLG, encoded by the coding sequence ATGGGGATCCAGCCGAACAGCGTCCGCACGCTCTCGCGCGCTGAGCTCGCCCGGGTGACCGGGCAGCGGTCCCTGCTGCGCCGCTCGATCGGGTGGGCGGTCGGCCTCGTGTTCTTCGGCCTGTGCCTCGCGGTCGTTCTCGCCAGCGTGCAGGCCCAGTCGGGTGCCACCGCGACCGTGCTGGGCATCGCGGCATCGGTGGTGGTGCTCGGCATCGTGGTGCCGGTCTTCCTCTGGCTCGACCGGTTCGAACCCGAACCCAAGGGCATGTTGTTGTTCGCCTTCTTGTGGGGCGCGTGCGTCGCCACGCTCGGAGCGGCCCTGCTCAACGAGGTCGGCGGCTACCTGCTCGGCGCCACCGGCGAGTCGGATCCGTTGGTGGCGATCCTCGTCGCGCCGCCGGTCGAGGAAAGCCTCAAGGGCTTCGCGCTGCTCCTGCTCCTGGTCTTCCGGCGTCGCGAGATCGACGGCGTGCTCGACGGGATGGTCTACGCCGGACTGTGCGCGGCCGGGTTCGCGTTCGTCGAGGACATCGTCTACCTCGCCAACGGGTACGCCGACTCCGGTGAGCAGGGACTGGTCGGCACCTTCGTGGTGCGCGTGTTGATGAGCCCCTTTGCGCACCCCATGTTCACGATCTGTACGGGGATCGGCATCGGTATCGCAGCCACCTCACCGGGATTCTTGATGCGGGTCGTGCCGCCCCTGGTCGGGCTCGCCTGCGCGATCGTGCTGCACGCGGGGTGGAACGCGTTGGCGATCCTGTCCGAGCAGGGCTGGCTGGTGGCGTACGTGTTGCTGCAGGTGCCGCTGTTCTGTGCATTCGTCGCGCTCCTGCTCGTCGCTCGCCGACGTGAGTCGGCCAAGATCGGTGAGCAGTTGTCGGCGTACGTCGACACCGCCTGGCTGTCACCGCCGGAGGTGCGGATGCTCGCCTCGATGGGGGAGCGCCGGTATGCCCGGGCATGGGCGAAGGCGCACGGTGGCAGTCAGTTGCGCCGACAGATGGTGCAGTTCCAAGACGTCGCAGGCGAACTGGCGATGTTGCGTGCACGGATGACGCGCGGCGACGTCGGCCACGACTCGCGGGCCCGCGAGCAACTGCTGCTCGAAGCGCTGTGGGTGCTGCGTCGGCCCTTCCTCGGCACCGCGCTCTACCGCGGCGTCGAGTGGGCGCCGATCGGTCGCCGTACGCCGGGCCTGGGCTGA
- a CDS encoding MaoC/PaaZ C-terminal domain-containing protein, which translates to MNLDGLKLAEDLAVGDVVTFGTHEVTDAEILEFARSWDPQWFHLDVDAAAAGPYGGLIASGLHTMAIYHRLYVDSTHWAAIAGRGLPEVRFLRPVRPGDRLTGSVRIVELSPEPDRNRALVRTDGELRNADGKPVLTMSTDAYLHLSRAALD; encoded by the coding sequence GTGAATCTCGACGGATTGAAGCTGGCAGAGGACCTCGCGGTCGGCGACGTGGTCACCTTCGGGACGCACGAGGTCACCGATGCGGAGATCCTCGAGTTCGCGCGGTCGTGGGATCCGCAGTGGTTTCACCTCGATGTCGACGCTGCGGCGGCAGGTCCGTACGGCGGCCTCATCGCCAGCGGGCTGCACACGATGGCGATCTACCACAGGCTCTACGTCGACAGCACGCACTGGGCCGCGATCGCCGGACGCGGCCTGCCCGAGGTCCGCTTCCTGCGGCCCGTGCGCCCCGGCGACCGGTTGACCGGCTCGGTGCGAATCGTCGAACTGAGCCCCGAACCCGACCGCAACCGGGCGCTGGTGCGCACCGACGGTGAACTGCGCAACGCCGACGGCAAGCCGGTGCTCACCATGTCGACCGACGCCTACCTGCACCTGTCGCGGGCTGCCCTCGACTGA
- a CDS encoding dynamin family protein translates to MSPAPDASRLPTALDGLRVAVEGTRFPLETPNAAAARSGRGELLNQLRDYIIPRANSLDAPLLAVVGGSTGAGKSTLVNSIVGETVTTPGVLRPTTRASTLIHNPADERWFTGHRILPELARLTGESAGAHDPNTLRLVSSASVPAGLALLDAPDIDSVVSANRDLARQLLSAADLWIFVTTATRYADAVPWELLQQAIKRGTSVAVVLDRVPMDVMEEVRADLAEMLARQGLGQSPVFAVAESKLSKSGMLPVSEVTRIRGWLGSLAADALARSIVIRRTLDGALDSLDSRARVLTEAVREQQTIAHELQEAPRTAYTAAHQAVQEGMQDGSLLRGEVLARWQEFVGTGELLRQLEAGVGRMRDRVVSALRGRGRAEPAENLGEALHTGVAALLVSHAETAAITSARAWRATPGGARLVEQHRELATASPDFGARVERAVRDWQSDVMELVRQEAGSRRTTARFLAFGVNGIAVMLMLITFSATAGITGAEVGIAGGSAVLAQRLLEAIFGDQAVRTLSVKARKMLMERADALFSAEQERYTQVLAEVVGDTSVPDRLTPALAAVKAAR, encoded by the coding sequence GTGAGTCCTGCCCCCGACGCCTCCCGCCTGCCGACCGCGCTCGACGGTCTGCGAGTTGCTGTCGAAGGCACCCGTTTTCCGTTGGAGACGCCCAACGCCGCGGCCGCCCGCAGTGGCCGGGGCGAGCTGCTGAATCAGCTGCGTGACTACATCATTCCGCGCGCCAACTCCCTCGATGCGCCGCTGCTGGCTGTCGTCGGAGGCTCGACCGGTGCCGGGAAGTCGACCCTGGTCAACTCGATCGTGGGGGAGACGGTCACCACCCCGGGCGTGCTGCGTCCGACGACGCGTGCCTCGACGTTGATCCACAACCCGGCCGACGAACGCTGGTTCACCGGCCACCGCATCCTGCCCGAGCTGGCCCGGTTGACCGGCGAGTCGGCCGGTGCGCACGACCCGAACACCTTGCGTCTGGTCAGCAGCGCGTCCGTGCCCGCGGGGCTCGCGCTGCTCGACGCGCCCGACATCGACTCGGTCGTGTCGGCCAACCGCGACCTCGCGCGGCAGTTGCTGAGCGCCGCCGACCTCTGGATCTTCGTCACCACCGCCACGCGCTACGCCGACGCCGTGCCCTGGGAACTGCTGCAGCAGGCGATCAAGCGCGGCACCTCAGTGGCCGTCGTGCTCGACCGGGTGCCGATGGACGTCATGGAGGAGGTGCGCGCCGACCTCGCCGAAATGCTTGCGCGGCAGGGCCTTGGCCAATCACCGGTGTTCGCGGTGGCCGAGTCGAAGCTGTCGAAGAGCGGAATGCTGCCGGTGAGCGAGGTGACCCGCATCCGCGGCTGGTTGGGCTCGCTGGCGGCCGACGCGCTGGCCCGCAGCATCGTCATCCGCCGCACCCTCGACGGTGCGCTCGACTCCCTCGACTCCCGGGCCCGTGTGCTCACCGAGGCCGTGCGCGAACAACAGACCATCGCCCACGAACTGCAGGAGGCGCCGCGCACCGCCTACACGGCGGCGCACCAGGCCGTGCAGGAAGGCATGCAGGACGGCTCCCTCCTGCGCGGCGAGGTGCTGGCCCGCTGGCAGGAGTTCGTCGGCACCGGCGAACTGCTGCGGCAGCTCGAAGCGGGTGTCGGTCGGATGCGCGATCGTGTCGTGTCGGCGCTACGCGGACGCGGCCGGGCCGAGCCCGCCGAGAACCTCGGCGAGGCGCTGCACACCGGCGTCGCGGCCCTGCTCGTGTCGCACGCGGAGACCGCCGCGATCACGTCGGCGCGCGCCTGGCGGGCGACGCCCGGTGGTGCGCGGCTCGTCGAGCAACATCGCGAACTGGCAACGGCCTCACCCGATTTCGGCGCGCGGGTCGAGCGTGCCGTGCGTGACTGGCAGAGTGACGTCATGGAGTTGGTGCGTCAGGAGGCAGGTTCGCGCCGCACCACTGCCCGCTTCCTCGCCTTCGGCGTCAACGGCATCGCCGTGATGCTCATGCTCATCACCTTCTCGGCGACCGCCGGCATCACCGGCGCCGAGGTCGGTATCGCCGGTGGCTCGGCGGTGCTCGCCCAGCGCCTGCTCGAAGCGATCTTCGGTGATCAGGCGGTGCGCACGCTGAGCGTGAAGGCCCGCAAGATGTTGATGGAACGCGCCGACGCGCTGTTCTCGGCCGAGCAGGAGCGGTACACCCAGGTGCTCGCCGAGGTCGTCGGTGACACCTCGGTGCCCGACCGGCTCACCCCGGCGCTCGCGGCAGTGAAGGCGGCGCGATGA
- the tdh gene encoding L-threonine 3-dehydrogenase: MRALAKTHPGPGLELIDVAEPEVGAGEVKIKVLRAGLCGTDLHLEQWDDWAASTVRPPLVIGHEFYGEVVEIAPDVTAVKVGQRASGEGHVVCNECRNCRAGRRQLCIRTSSVGVDRDGAFADYVVIPASNVWVQPDDISPDLGAVFDPFGNATHTALSFPMAGEDVLITGAGPIGVMAAAIAKHVGARHVVVTDVSDYRLDLARGAGADRVVNVAQQRIADVQRDLGMREGFDIGLEMSGNPTAMAEMIDNMNHGGRIAMLGLPGDDFSVNWGRVITHMLTIKGIYGREMYDTWYAMSAMLSTSPELKRAVESVITHRFPAEQWQDAFAAARSGDCGKVIMDWS; encoded by the coding sequence GTGCGAGCACTTGCGAAGACCCACCCGGGTCCAGGTCTGGAACTCATCGATGTCGCCGAACCCGAGGTCGGTGCCGGCGAGGTGAAGATCAAGGTGCTGCGGGCCGGCTTGTGCGGCACCGACCTGCACCTGGAGCAGTGGGACGACTGGGCCGCGTCCACCGTCCGCCCGCCGTTGGTGATCGGGCACGAGTTCTACGGCGAGGTCGTCGAGATCGCCCCCGATGTCACCGCCGTGAAGGTCGGACAACGCGCGTCCGGTGAAGGTCACGTCGTCTGCAACGAGTGTCGCAACTGCCGCGCCGGACGCCGCCAATTGTGCATCCGCACCAGCAGTGTCGGCGTCGACCGCGACGGCGCCTTCGCCGACTACGTCGTCATCCCCGCGTCGAACGTGTGGGTGCAGCCCGACGACATCAGCCCCGACCTCGGTGCGGTCTTCGACCCGTTCGGCAACGCCACCCACACCGCGTTGTCGTTCCCGATGGCGGGCGAGGACGTGCTCATCACCGGCGCCGGGCCGATCGGGGTGATGGCCGCCGCGATCGCCAAGCACGTCGGCGCACGCCACGTCGTGGTGACCGATGTCTCCGACTACCGACTCGACCTCGCCCGTGGTGCCGGCGCCGACCGCGTCGTCAACGTGGCTCAGCAGCGCATCGCCGATGTGCAACGCGACCTCGGCATGCGGGAAGGCTTCGACATCGGCCTGGAGATGTCGGGCAACCCGACCGCGATGGCCGAGATGATCGACAACATGAACCACGGCGGACGCATCGCGATGCTCGGTCTGCCCGGCGACGACTTCTCGGTCAACTGGGGCCGGGTCATCACCCACATGCTGACCATCAAGGGCATCTACGGTCGGGAGATGTACGACACCTGGTACGCGATGAGCGCCATGCTGTCGACCTCCCCCGAACTCAAGCGCGCGGTCGAATCGGTGATCACCCACCGCTTCCCGGCCGAACAATGGCAGGACGCCTTCGCCGCCGCCCGGTCGGGCGACTGCGGCAAGGTCATCATGGATTGGAGCTGA